The genomic interval GCCTCAATGAAGAGCTGCGACTGCCCTTCGCTCAGGGCGCGGCGCTCGAAAAAGCGGATCGCTTTCGCCCGCTCGGGCGGCTTCACGGGCAGGTAGCCGTTGAAGGCGAACGACTGCCCGTTCAGTCCCGAAGCCATCACGGCCAGGATGATCGACGAAGGCCCCACGAGCGGCACGACGCGGATGCCCCGCCTATGGCAGGCCTCGGCGACGAGCGCCCCGGGATCGGCCACGCCCGGCACGCCGGCCTCGGAGATCACCCCCGCCGAACGCCCTTCGGCGATCGGGCGCACCAGTTCCTCCACCTCGCGGCCCGCCACGGTGTGTTCGTTCAGCTCACGGAACTCCAGCCCGTCGATCGGCCGCGCGATGCCGGCCTTCGCCAGGAACCGCCGCGCCGAACGCGTGTTCTCGACGATGAAGTAGTCGAGCGAATCCATCACCGCCCGGTTGGCCGCGGGAAGCACCTCCCACGGCGCCGTTTCGTCCGAAATCGGACAGGGAATCAGATAAAGCGTTCCTTTCGTCGTCATGCGCCGTCACTCCTTGAGATAAATCCGTTTCACCCGGCCCGATACGGAGGTCATCACCTCGTAGGGAATCGTACCGAGCACGCGGGCCATCGCCTCGGGGTCGTTGCCCGCCGCGGGCGAGAAGATCAGCACCTCGTCGCCCTCCGCGACGCCGTGCACATCGGTTATGTCGATCATGCAACTGTCCATGCAGATACGTCCCACGACGGGAGCCGCCTCCCCGCCCACGCGCACCGACCAGCGGCCGCACCCCAGGCGGCGGTCCAGCCCGTCGGCATAGCCCACGGGGATCGTGGCCACGACGCTCGGCCGCGTCAGGCGTCCGGCCCGGCCGTAGCCCACCGTCTCGCCCGCAGCCAGACGCCGGATCTGCACGATCCGCGTTCGGAGCGTCGAGACGGGCCGCAGGGCGTCGTTGTGCCGCCAGCCGAAGCCGTAAAGCCCCAGTCCGAGGCGGCACATGTCATACTGCGCCTCGGGGAAGCGCTCGATGGCCGCCGAATTGGCCGTATGGCGGAGCACCGGGTAAGGCAGCGACGCCGCGACGGCGCCGCTCATGCGGTCGAAACGGGCGATCTGCGCCCGCGTATAGGCATCCTCCTCGGGCATGTCGGCGCAGTTGAGGTGCGAGAACACCGAGGCCACCTTCACCTCCGGCCGGGTCGGCAGCACCTCGCAGAGACGGCCGATCTCCTCCTCCATGAATCCCAGCCGGTGCATGCCCGTATCGAGTTTGAGATGGATCGGATAGCGCGCCTCGCCCGCATGCGACACGGCCGCCGCGAAGTCGTCGAGCGAGCGGAAGCCGTAGATTTCGGGTTCGAGCCGGTTGGCGATCATCAGATCGAAGCTGTCGGCGTCGGCGTTGAGCACGACGATCGGCATGGCGATCCCCCGCTCGCGCAGCAGCACCCCCTCGTCGGCGAAGGCCACGGCCAGGTAGTCCACGCCCTCGTGCTGGAGCATCTGAGCCACCTCGAAATCGCCCGCGCCGTACGACCCCGCCTTGACCATCGCCACCAGCTTCGTCCGCGGCGACAACTGCGCACGGAAATAGTTCAGGTTGTGTATCATAGCATCCAGATCGACCTCCAGCACCGTCGTATGGCTCTTGCGCGCGAGGGCGTGGGCAAGCCGTTCGAAACGGAACTCCCGCGCCCCCTTGAGCAGCACGGCGCGGCCCGCCACGGCGTCGCGTCCGATGCGGGCGATGCACTCGCCCGTCGAGGCGAAGAACTCCCGCTCGCAGGCGAAGAGCGAAGCGTAGCGTTTCAGCTTCGGCCCGATGCCGATGAACGTGTCGATGCCCGCCCGGGCGACCATTCCGGCCACGCGGCCGTACAGTTCGTCGTCCGAAAGCCCGCTTTGGGCGATGTCCGACAGGACGAGCGTCCGGCGGCGCGACAGCGCCACGTTGTGCAGGTAGTCCAGCGCCAGCGCCAGCGAATTGAGGTCGAGGTTGTAGGCGTCGTTGATGAGCACCGAATCGTTGATGCCCTCCTTCACCTCGAGGCGCATCGCCACCTCGGGAGCCGACGAGAAGGCCGGTTCGGGAAAATCCATCGCGGCGCAGAACGCCTCGACGATCTGCGCGTTGCGGCGCGAAGCCTCGTTGCCGACGACCGCCTCCGGCACGCGGGGGAACGCCGCCGCGTCGTAGAGCTTCCGCCCGGCGAAATGCGCGGCGATCATACGCCCCAGCGGCTCGTAATGGCTATGATAGACGATCCGCGAGGCGCCGCGCGCCAGAATCATCTTTTCCAGGCACTTCTGGTCCAGATTGAGGAAATTCTCCTGGTGGGCGTCCCCGATCGAGGTGAAGACGACCACGTCAGGACGGATGATGCGCTCCAGCCGCTCCATCTCCCCCGGCTTCGAAATGCCCGCCTCGAAGATCGCCAGCCGCTCGTCGCCCTCGAGCATCAGCACCGACAGCGGCACGCCCAACTGCGAATTGTAACTCTTCGGCGAACGGTAGCACTTCATCCCCGCGGGCAGTTCCTCGGCGATCCATTCCTTGATGACCGTCTTGCCGTTCGACCCGGTGATGCCCACCACCGTCCCGCGGAACTGCGCCCGGTGGTAGGAGGCCAGCCGCTGCAACGCCTCGATGGCGTTCCGCACCACGACATAGCCGCACCCGGGAGCCGCATCGACGGCGCGCTCGGTCAGGAAGGCGCGGACCCCGCGGGCGCGCATCTCCCCGATGAAATCGTGCGAATCGTGGTTGGCGCCGCACATGGCCACGAACATCGGGCCGGTTCCCAGCTCGCACGTCAGCGAGCGGCTGTCGGTGACGACCGACTGCACCGTGGAGTCCGTACCCGAAAACCCGCCGCCCACGATGGCGGCGATCTGCGATAGCTGATATTCCATAGGAATAGCTGTTTTTATTCCGGCAATCCTGTTTTCATGCGGCGAAAACCGGCAGGCCGTATCCGTCGGTGCCGTCGGTATGTTCCAAAATCCCGGTTCCCGGGGTCTTTCCCGGAACCGTCATGCGGAAAAATGCGTTTCCCCGGCCCGCCCCGCGATTCCGGTTCGTTCCGCGTTTCCGGCCCGTTCCGCGCGACGGCTCCGGAGCGGAGCGCCGCGAAATCACGACAGGTCGAACGTCACGACCGTAATGCCCGCACCGCCCCGGTCGGCATGCTCGTCCGCAGCCGAGACCACCTCGGGAACCGAACGGAGGTAGCGCCGTATCTCCTCCTTCAGTGCGCCCGTGCCCTTGCCGTGGAGGATCGAGACCGAACCGACACCCACCATCAGCGCATCGTCGATGAAGTCACGCACCTCCTCCAGCGCCTCGGCGGCGCGCATCCCGCGCACGTCGATATGGTCCCGGAAACGGAGCTTGCGGGCCGAAATGTCGGCCGACAGGACCGTGCGGGCCGTCGCCGGACGCGTCGCCTCGCGGTATTCGCTGTTCGAAACGACCGTGAGCAGCGTCTTGTCCACCGTCGTCAGAATCTGCCCGAAGGCCACCTGCGCCCGTTTGCCCTTGACCGACTGCACCACGCCGACCATCTCCTGCCCGGCCATGCGCACCTTCGAGCCCTCGACGACTTCGCGCGGCTTCTCCGGCACAGGAACCGCCTCCGCCTTCGTCTCGGCCCCTTCGCGGGCCTTCCGTTCGGCGCGCCGCTGCCGCCGCCGTTCGATGCGCTCGATCTCGCGGGCCACCGCGGCTTCGCGCTCCGCCGAACCGGCCGCATCCACCTTCCCGCGGAAATCGTCCAGTTCGCGCCGCGCCAGCCGCGTCAGCTCCTTTTCGGCCTGTGCCTCGCGGATGGTGCGGATCGTGTTCTCGATCTGCCGGTTGGCGTCGGCGATGAGCTGCTGCGCCTCCTGCTTGGCCCGCTTGAGAATCTCCTGCCGCTCGGCGCGGATTTTCGCCAACTGCTCGGCGTAGGTCTGCTCCAGTTCCTCCACCTTGCGGTCCGTCAGGCGTATGCGGTCGCGCTTCTGCTCCCAGTAGTGCTTGTCGCGGGCGATCTCGCGCAACTGTTTCTCGATATTGATATGGTCCGACCCGGCCTTCTCGCTCGCCGCGCGGATGATCTCCTCCGGAAGCCCGATCTTGCGGGCGATCTCCACGGCGAACGAACTGCCCGGCTTGCCCGTCTCGAGCCGGAAAAGCGGCCGGATACGCTGCACGTCGAAGGTCATCGCGCCGTTGGCGATGCCTTCGGTGTTCGAGGCGTAATACTTGATATTGGCATAGTGGGTCGTGATCACCCCGTAGCACCCCCTGGCCAGCAGCCGCTCGAGGATGGCCTCGGCGATGGCCCCGCCGATCGTGGGTTCCGTGCCCGAGCCGAACTCGTCGATGAGCACCAGCGTACGGTCCGAAGCCCCGGCGAGCATGTGCTTCATGTTGAGCAGGTGCGAAGAGTAGGTCGAAAGGTCGTTGTCGATGGACTGCTCGTCGCCGATGTCGAGGAAGATGCTCCGGAACACGGGCAGCTCCGAGACCTCCGACGCGGGGACGGGAAAACCGCATTGGAACATGTATTGCACGATGCCCGTGGTCTTCAGGCAGACCGACTTGCCGCCGGCGTTGGGGCCCGAAATGACGAGGATGTGCTTGCGGCGGTCGAGCTGCAGGTCGAGCGGCACGATCTCGCGCCCCGCGGCGCGGAGGGTCTGTTGCAGCAGCGGGTGGCGGGCGTTTTTCAGCACCAGCCGGTCGTCGGTCGAGAGGATCGGCCGCACGCATCCGTTCTCCGAGGCCCAGCGCCCCTTGGCACGCAGCATGTCGATCTCGGCCAGGTAGTCGCCCGAGGCGGCGATCAGCTCCGCATCGGGCCGGATCGAGGCCGTGAATTCGGTGAGGATGCGGACGATCTCGCGCCGCTCGGCATACTCCAGTTCGCGCAGTTCGTTGTTGATCTCCACCACCTCCACCGGCTCGATGTAGAAGGTCTTGCCCGTGGCCGACTCGTCGTGTATGAATCCGTTGAGCTTGCGTTTGTTGGCCGCGGCGACGGGAATCACGGCCCGCCCGTCGCGGATCGAGATCTGCGCGTCGGCCTCGACGATGCCCGCTCCCTTGGCCGAAGCCAACACGGCCTGCAACCGCTTGGCGGCCTGCCCTTCCCGCTCGCGGATCGCCCGCCGGATCTCCAGCAGCGCGGGCGACGCATCGTCCCTCACCTCGCCCAGCCGGTCCACGATCCCGTCGATGCGCCGCACGATCTCCGGAAAGGACTCGACGCCGCGCGTCCGGTCGTACAGCGCCGGATAGCGCTCCTCGCGGGCGAGGATGAACGAAACGACGCCGCCCAGAGCGGACAGCGCCCGACGGAGCGTCGCCACCTCCTCCACGTCGAGGAACGATCCCTCGACGCGCAGCTTGGCGATCAAAACGTCCGTATCGGGGTATTCGCCCCCGGGAAATTCGTGCTCCATATCGAGCAGCAGGCGCATCTCGTCGGCGAGCGCCTGCCGCCGCTCGATCTCGCGCGGCGAGGTCGAGAAATCCTCCGCGGCGATCCGTTCGCGGGCGGCGCGCATGGTGCAACGCGCGGCGACCTGCTCGCGGAGCCGGTCGAAACCTATCTTTTGCTCGAAAGAGGCAGGGTAAATCATGGTATCGAAATCTCGTTAAACACCGTCGGCTCCGCTCCCCCGGAACGGCCGAGCCGGTGTGCCGGCGGCCGGGCCGCTATTTCAACTGCCGGAGCGAATCCCGCTCGGCCTTTTCGGCGGCCCTGGCGGCCTTGCGGTCGGCCTTCGCCTTCATCTTTTCGGGATCGCGGCCGAAGAGCGAGAAGTGAACGTAACGTCCGGGATACCGCTGCAAGTCCGCGAGCAGCGACGCCAGATTGCCGCCCGCCGCGGTCAGCGAGTCGTAGAGCGCCGGATCGTTCATCAGCCGGCCCAGCGTACCCTCGCCGTCGTCGATCTTCGCCAGCAGGCCGTCGAACCGCTCCACGGCGTCGGAGAGCTTCCGTGCGAACTCCGCTTCGGAAAGCTGCGCCGTCACGTCGTTCAGATTGCCCACGATGCTGTCCACGCGGGGGGCATTCTCGCCCAGCATGTCGGCGAAGGCCGCGAGACTGCCGACGGCCGATTGCAGGCGTCCCTTCTCGGCGTCGAGAAGCCGGGCCAGATCGCCCGAGGCGGCGTTCAGGTTGCCGAGCGTTCCGGTGATATTTTCCTCATTGGCCTCCAGCAGCCGGTTCACGTTGTCCAGCGTCCGCGAGAGGTCGTCGGTCAGCCGCGATACCCTCTGCTTGAAAAACTCCAGCTCCGAGCCGGCCACGTCCATCAGATCGCGGTTGCGGCCCGAACGGAGCGTATCGCCCTTCGCGAGGCAGACGTCGGAATCACCGTAGGTGATCTCGATCGCCTTCGAACCCATCAGACTGCTGCTGACGATCTTCGCCTCGGAATCCTCGGGAATGCGGTACTGCCGCTTGATCGTGAGTTGCAGCACGACCTTGTCGCTCAGTTGCGGATCGAACGCGATGCCGGTCACCGTGCCGATCTTGACGCCCCGCATCATCACGGGCGACGCCGACTGCACGCCCCCGATCTGATCGTAGGCGGCGTAATAGACCGTATTGCGGCCGAAGATGTCGAAACCTTTCAGAAACCGGATTCCGGCCCACGCGGCGACGATCATCGCCACGGCGAAAATCCCGATCTTAACCTCTCTTTTCATATCCTGACAAATCTTGCTTTCCTCATTTCGCAACGGTTCCGGAACCTGCACGCCCCGGCGGCACGGCTCCGCGTCCGGTCCTTCCCGGTCCGGCTCCGGCAAGCGGACGTCATTTCACGATCCGCGAACCCCGGCAGCCCACCACGAAGGCATCGGGAAAAACCCGCCGCACCTCGCGCAGCCGCCGCTGGGCAGCGGCCCGGTCGTCATACTCCCCCACACAATATTTATAGGGGAACCGACCTTCGGAGGTGTACTGCTTCACCTTCCCGCGGTAGGAGCGGAACTGCGACGAACGCAGCGGCAGCGGCTTCGCGCTGGCCAGCACCTGAATCGTATAACGCAGGGGGTCCGACACCCGACGCGCCGCGGCCTGCTTCGTCCCGCCATCCTTCGCAGCCGCTTTCGCCCCGGCTCCGGAAGCCGCAGCGGCATCTTTTCCGGAGGGTTTCGACGCGGAGCCGCCTCCCGATGCGGCCGCCTCCTTCGCAGCCGTCCCGGAAGCGGCGGCCGAAGCCTCCTCCGGCCGCTCCCGCTCCGTCCGGGCCGCTTCGGCCTCCCCGGCCCGGCGCGTTCGGAGCACGTAGTCCGAATAGTCCCGGATACCCTGATATATATTGCGCGCGATCTCCTGCTGCCCCTTTTCCGACTTCATGTAGGCCATCTCCTGCGAGTTGGTCATGAAACCGATCTCGGTCAGCACGCCCGGCATGTCCGTGGCGTAGAGCACCCGGAGCAACTGCGGCTTCACGCCGCGCGAACGGCGTCCGCTCTTGATGTAGTTGTTCTGTATGCAGCGGGCCAGCGCCATGCTGTACTCGCCGTAGGTGAACTGCAAATTCTGGATGTAGGCCCGGACGATGGCCGCCGTCCGCTCGTCGGACATGTCGATCAGATCCTCCCGGTTGCTCTCGTAGAGGGCGTTCTCGTTGTAACGCTGTTCCTTGGGACTTTCGCCCATGATGAGCGTCTCGACGCCCCGCGCCGCCGCGGCCTTCGCCGCATTCACGTGGATCGACACGAACAGGTCGCCGCCCGCCCCGTTGGCGATGTCGGCACGCGCCTGCAGGTCGTCGGCCAGCGTCGCGCCCAGCGCCTTGTCCGTCTTGCGCGTATAAACGACCTTCACGCCCGGCATTCCCTCCTCGATCAGCCGCCCGAGCTTCAGGGCCACCTTCAGCGTGAGGTCCTTTTCATAGACTCCGCCGTAATGCGCCCCGGGGAATTTTCCGCCGTGGCCGGCGTCGATCACGACGACCTCCACGCCGTGCGCAATATTTCCGGCCCGTAACACGTTCGTAAGGAGCGTCGCAGCCGCGATGGCGAGAAACAGCAGGGACCGAGTGCGCATATTTGACGGTAAATGTGAGCTTTCTGTAAATTTTTGCCTATCTTTGTCGGGCCGAAAATCGCCGCGAGGAGCCCTCCGGGGGCCGTTCCGGGCGGTTTTGCCGACTCGTCGGCAAAGGTATGGATTTTTTTTGTAATTTTGGACAGGTCGAAGGTAAAATATCTCTTGTCGGCGGCGGCGCTCCTGCTTTTCGCCCAGGTCCTGCTGGGTTCGGCGGCGCCCCGTGCCCTGCTGCCGGCGCCTCTGTCCGACACCGCCCGCACCCATCGGATCGCCCCGAACGGCCCGGAGACCGCCGACTCGGCGGCACGCCCCCTGACCCGCCGCGAACGCCGCATGCAGGCGCGCGCCGCACGCGAGGAGGCCCGCCGCGCCGCAGCCTTCAACGCCCTGCCGCAGGAGGAGCGCGACTCGCTTTTCGCGGCGCATATCGACTCGCTGGTGGCCAGCCAGGCCGACTCGCTGTCCGCGGCGGACGGGACTCCGCCCGCCGCGGACAGCCTGCAGCGCGACACGGTCCGCAAACCGCGCGCCGCGAAGGGATTTCTCGACGACCCGCTCGACGGAAAGAGCACCGACTCGCTGGTTTACGACGTGCGCAACAAACTCGTTTACATCTACAACGAAGGCGACGTGACGTACCAGAGCCGCAACCTCAAGGCCGACTACATGCAGATCGACATGAATACGAAGCTGGTGTACGCCTACGGCAAGCCCGACTCGGTGGACGGCGTATGGACGGTCACCAAGCCCGAATTCACCGAAGGGAGCGCCGCGTACCAGATGGATACGATCACCTACAACCTCGATTCGCAGAAGGCCAAGATCAAGGGCGTGGCCACGCAGCAGGGCGACGGCTGGCTGGTGGGCGGCAGCGTGAAGAAGATGCCCGACAACACCTTCAACATCGAACACGGCAAGTACACCACCTGCGAAGAGACCGATCACCCGCACTTCTACCTGGCGATGACCAAGGCGAAGGTCATCCCCGGCAAAAAGGTCGTCACCGGTCCGGCCTATCTGGTCATGGAGGACGTGCCGATCTACTTCCTCGGCATCCCCGAAGGCTTCTTCCCGATCAATATGGGCCCCAAATCGGGCCTGCTGATGCCGACCTACGGCGAGGAGTACTCCAAAGGTTTCTTCCTGCGCGATCTGGGCTACTACTTCACGCTGGGTGAGTACGCCGACCTAGCCGTGCGCGGCGGATTCTACACGCTCGGCTCGTGGGAAGCCTCGGCCGCCTCGCGCTACATCAAGCGCTACAAGTACAGCGGCAGCTTCAACCTCCAGTACTCGAACATCAAGACGGGCGAAAAGGGCGAACCGGACTACATCAAGCAAAGCAATTTCCGCATCCAGTGGACCCACTCGCAGGACGCCAAGGCCAACCCGGGATCGACCTTCTCGGCCTCGGTGAACTTCGCCACCAGCGGCTACAACCGCTATTCGGCCACCAATATCGACGACATTCTCTCGACGCAGACCAACTCGTCGATCTCCTACTCGAAGAACTGGGCCGGAACCCCCTTCTCGCTCTCGGCCAACATGGCCATCTCGCAGAACTCGCAGAACAAGTCCATCTCGGTCACGCTGCCCACGGTGGTTTTCAACGTCTCGCGCCTCTACCCCTTCAAACGCAAGGAGCGCATGGGCAAGGAGCGCTGGTACGAGAAAATCTCGATGCAGTACACGGGCAAGATGACCAACTCGGTGACCACCACCGAATCGGAAATCTTCTCCCAGAAGACGCTCGACAACATGAAGAACGGCATCGAGCACTCGATCCCCGTCTCGGCGTCGTTCAACCTGTTCAACTACATCAACATCTCGCCGTCGTTCAACTACACCGAGAAGTGGTATTTCAAGAAACAGGAATACCAGTGGAACCCCACGACGAACCAGACCGACACGCTCGCCTCGGACTACGGATTCTACCGCCTCTACAACTACACGGCGAGCGTCTCGGCCTCGACGACCCTCTACGGCATGTACGACTTCACGAAGAAGCGCCGCGACCGCAAGATCCAGGCCATCCGCCACACGATCACCCCGTCGATCGGCTTCTCCTTCGCCCCGGACTTCAGCGATCCCCGCTACGGATACTACCTCACGCGGCAGACCGACTCCACGGGCCGCTTCACGACCTATTCGCCCTATGCGGTCAATGCCTACGGCGTTCCCTCGTCGGGAAAGTCCATGTCGATGAACTTCTCGCTGTCGCAGAACCTCGAAATGAAGGTGCTCTCCAAACGCGACACGTCGGGCGTCAAGAAAATCAAGCTCATCGACGAACTGCGCCTGAGCGGATCGTACAACTTCCTGGCCGACTCGATGAAGCTCTCGACGATCTCGCTGTCGTTCCGCACGACGCTCTTCAACAACTTCGGCATCAACCTCTCGGCCACGATCGACCCCTACCGCGTGACGCCCGAGGGCATCCGCTACGACAAACTCTTCTTCCCGGGGCGCATCACCTCCACGGGCTGGTCGTTCGGCTACACCTTCAAATCGCGCGACGACCGTTCGCAGCCGGCCATCAACGACATCACGAGTCTCCCGCCGGACTATGCGAACCCCTTCCACGACCCCTACGGAACGATGGACCCCGTGCTGCGAAGGCAGTACATGGCCCAATCCTACTACGACTTCTCGCTGCCGTGGAACTTCGGCTTCAACTACGCGGTGAACTACTCGATCTCCTATGTCAATAACGGCACGACGGGCTATCGGAAGAACGTCACGCAGACCGTGAGCTTCAACGGTTCGCTCAACCTCACGCCCAAGACCGGCATCACGTTTCAGGGCGGTTACGACATCAAGGCCAACAAGCTCACCACCTCGTCGATTTCCATTTCACGGGACCTCCACTGCTGGCAAATGTCCTTCTCGTGGATTCCCTTCGGCTACCACAAGAGCTGGAGTTTCAACATCGGCGTCAAGGCCGCATCGCTCGCGGACCTGAAATACGACAAGAGCCAGTCCATGTACGACAACATGTACTGACCGCCGGTCCGCCACCTTACACCTCATAATCGGTTTCGGCCCGGCCAGGACGGTGCGGGCCGTGCCGAAAGACGGCCGCAGCCCTTCCGGCACGGAGAACAAAAGGCATCGCCCCTGCCGCATGAAAGCGGCAGGGGCGATGCGACAAGAAAATGCCCGGAAAGAAGCGGCCGCCATCCGGCCGCCCCTCCCCGGCAATCAGCGGCTCTCTCCGGCCAACGCCGCCGGATCGTGCCTGTATCTGAAAACCAGCGCGAAGACAAGGGTCACGACGAGCGCATACCCGGCGAAGATCAGCCACGATTCGGACCATCCCCCCACCATCGCCTCGGGCGTGGACTGCGAATAGACGCAGCGATTGACGACGGCCTGCGCCCCGAGCGTTCCGATCGTCGCCCCGACGCCGTTGGTCATGATCATGAACAGGCCCTGCGCCGAAGAGCGGATCGCCACGTCGGTCTCCTTATTGACGAAGAGCGATCCCGAGATATTGAAGAAGTCGAATGCCACGCCATAGACGATCATCGACAGCACGAACATCCACACGCCCGACCCGGGATTCCCCAGTCCGAACAACCCGAAGCGCAGCACCCAGGCGAACATGGCCATCAGCATCACGTTCTTGATTCCGAAACGCTTCAGGAAGAAGGGAATGAGCAGGATGCAGAGCGTCTCGGAGACCTGCGACAGCGAAATGAGCGCGTTGGCGTGGTTGGCGCCGAAGGTCGAGGCGTACTGCGGAATGTCGCGGAAGCTGGTGATGAACGGGTTGGCGAAACCGTTGGTGATTTGCAGCGAGACGCCCAGCAGCATCGAGAAGACGAAGAAGAGCGCCATGCGCCTCTGTCTGAACAGCGTGAAGGCGCGCAGTCCGAGCGCCTCGACCAGACTCTTCTTGTTCCCCGCACGGCTGACGGGGCATCCGGGCAGCGTCATGGCGTAGAGACCCAGCGCAAGCCCCAGCACGGCGCACTGGACGAACTGCATGCAGGTCGTCTGGAATCCGGCGGCATCGCACACGAGCATCGAGCAGATGAAACCCACCGTGCCCCACACGCGGATCGGCGGAAAGGATTTGACCGTGTCCAGCCCGGCCCCTTCGAGCACGCAGTAGGCCACCGAATTCGAGAGCGCGATGGTCGGCATGTAGAACGCCACGCTCAGCGAATAGAGCGTGAACAGCACCCCGAACGACACCTCCGCGCCCGACGAGAAGGCGTAATATCCGGCCGCGCCCATGAAGAGGGCCGCCAGCAGGTGGCAGACGCCCAGCAACCGCTGCGCCGGAACCCAGCGGTCGGCGACGATGCCGATCACCGCCGGCATGAAGAGCGACACGATGCCCTGCATGGCATAGAAGATGCCGATATGCGACGCCAGGCCGACGCCGACCAGATACGACCCCATCGAGGTCAGATAGGCGCCCCAGATCGCATATTGGAGAAAGTTCATGACGACGAGACGCAGCTTGATTCCCATAACAGGCTGATTTTAGGCTGAATTTATTCTATCCGTTCATTTCCGCCGGAGCGGTGAAAACAAATGTACGAATTTTTTTTCGGAATTTTCTTTGAAATTGCGAAATAAAGTTCTACTTTTGCATCACCAAAACGTCATTGAGCTATGGTGTAATGGTAACACAACAGATTCTGGTCCTGTTATTCTTGGTTCGAATCCAGGTAGCTCAACTCGAAATTCGCGACCTTTCAAGGTTGCGGATTTTCGTTTTTCACTCCGCCCGCATCTCGCACATCCGTCCGCCGGCACGATTTCCGCAACACCGCCGGACGGACGACACGATAATCGCAAAACGGCACGGCCGGCAGCCCCGATTTGCGAAAATCGCACGAAGCCGCTCCGATCGTGTCAAAAACAGGACCCTTTCCGCCATGTCTTTTGCGATTTCCGTCTTGCGCCGAACGAAAATTCCCGCTATATTTGTAATACACAAAACAAGAAGAATTCAACAGTTTCAAAAACTTTTTGTGTAACGCGCGAAGCTTCGCAACGGCAACGCACGGATGGAGAATCCCCGGGAGAGGATTCGAAGGACGAGGTTTGACAACGGTGACGCAACAACGTTTTTCACAGAACCGACTTCGGGGGAGGGCTTACAGGCCCTCCCTTTCCTATTCCGCATCCAGCTCCGACACCACGGCGCGCTGCTCCTTGAAGAAGCGGAGCCGCTGCAACTCCCCGCTCCGTGAGACGAGCGTCGAAAGGCGCCGCATGGCCAGTACCCACTGTTTGATACGTGCGAACATGTCCGGATCGGAGGTCCGCAGCGAATTGACCGAAAAGACCGCCATCCCGCTGCTCTGCACCGCCTGCGAGACGAAATAGCTGTACGTCCCCTCCAGATCGACGTCCGATATGTAAAGGAACACCCGCCGTCCGTCCGGGAACCGGCCCGTGAGGGCGATCTCCTCCAGTTCGTCGAGCATCCGCAGCAGCTCCTCCCTGAGCTCCCGGACACACCCCTCCGAAATCAGACGCATGGCGCGGAACGACCGGATCGCATTGACCCAATGTTTGAAACAACTGTGGTCCAGGACATAGTAGGTCGTGTCGATCTGCCGCACCGCCTGCCGGAGCCGCCGGCTGAGATCGAACACGTGCGGAGGCAACTGCATATCATCGAAACGGTTGTTCGCTCCGTCGAGCATCCCGTGCTGGAAAAAACATTTGAAGAACCGGAACCGCACGAGTCCTTCGTAACCGAGATACAGCGCTGCCGGCAGCGAACTCCCGGCAAGCGAAAACTCCGACTGCTCGTCCGAAGCGATCTCCTCCATCTTACCGATCCAGGACTCCACCTTGCCGGGATAGTCCTC from Alistipes dispar carries:
- a CDS encoding SAM-dependent methyltransferase, whose translation is MTTKGTLYLIPCPISDETAPWEVLPAANRAVMDSLDYFIVENTRSARRFLAKAGIARPIDGLEFRELNEHTVAGREVEELVRPIAEGRSAGVISEAGVPGVADPGALVAEACHRRGIRVVPLVGPSSIILAVMASGLNGQSFAFNGYLPVKPPERAKAIRFFERRALSEGQSQLFIEAPYRNEKLFGQLLRTLGAETRLTVAVDLTAPGGWVETHTAGEWRSRPLPELNRRPAIFAIG
- the alr gene encoding alanine racemase; this translates as MEYQLSQIAAIVGGGFSGTDSTVQSVVTDSRSLTCELGTGPMFVAMCGANHDSHDFIGEMRARGVRAFLTERAVDAAPGCGYVVVRNAIEALQRLASYHRAQFRGTVVGITGSNGKTVIKEWIAEELPAGMKCYRSPKSYNSQLGVPLSVLMLEGDERLAIFEAGISKPGEMERLERIIRPDVVVFTSIGDAHQENFLNLDQKCLEKMILARGASRIVYHSHYEPLGRMIAAHFAGRKLYDAAAFPRVPEAVVGNEASRRNAQIVEAFCAAMDFPEPAFSSAPEVAMRLEVKEGINDSVLINDAYNLDLNSLALALDYLHNVALSRRRTLVLSDIAQSGLSDDELYGRVAGMVARAGIDTFIGIGPKLKRYASLFACEREFFASTGECIARIGRDAVAGRAVLLKGAREFRFERLAHALARKSHTTVLEVDLDAMIHNLNYFRAQLSPRTKLVAMVKAGSYGAGDFEVAQMLQHEGVDYLAVAFADEGVLLRERGIAMPIVVLNADADSFDLMIANRLEPEIYGFRSLDDFAAAVSHAGEARYPIHLKLDTGMHRLGFMEEEIGRLCEVLPTRPEVKVASVFSHLNCADMPEEDAYTRAQIARFDRMSGAVAASLPYPVLRHTANSAAIERFPEAQYDMCRLGLGLYGFGWRHNDALRPVSTLRTRIVQIRRLAAGETVGYGRAGRLTRPSVVATIPVGYADGLDRRLGCGRWSVRVGGEAAPVVGRICMDSCMIDITDVHGVAEGDEVLIFSPAAGNDPEAMARVLGTIPYEVMTSVSGRVKRIYLKE
- a CDS encoding endonuclease MutS2, giving the protein MIYPASFEQKIGFDRLREQVAARCTMRAARERIAAEDFSTSPREIERRQALADEMRLLLDMEHEFPGGEYPDTDVLIAKLRVEGSFLDVEEVATLRRALSALGGVVSFILAREERYPALYDRTRGVESFPEIVRRIDGIVDRLGEVRDDASPALLEIRRAIREREGQAAKRLQAVLASAKGAGIVEADAQISIRDGRAVIPVAAANKRKLNGFIHDESATGKTFYIEPVEVVEINNELRELEYAERREIVRILTEFTASIRPDAELIAASGDYLAEIDMLRAKGRWASENGCVRPILSTDDRLVLKNARHPLLQQTLRAAGREIVPLDLQLDRRKHILVISGPNAGGKSVCLKTTGIVQYMFQCGFPVPASEVSELPVFRSIFLDIGDEQSIDNDLSTYSSHLLNMKHMLAGASDRTLVLIDEFGSGTEPTIGGAIAEAILERLLARGCYGVITTHYANIKYYASNTEGIANGAMTFDVQRIRPLFRLETGKPGSSFAVEIARKIGLPEEIIRAASEKAGSDHINIEKQLREIARDKHYWEQKRDRIRLTDRKVEELEQTYAEQLAKIRAERQEILKRAKQEAQQLIADANRQIENTIRTIREAQAEKELTRLARRELDDFRGKVDAAGSAEREAAVAREIERIERRRQRRAERKAREGAETKAEAVPVPEKPREVVEGSKVRMAGQEMVGVVQSVKGKRAQVAFGQILTTVDKTLLTVVSNSEYREATRPATARTVLSADISARKLRFRDHIDVRGMRAAEALEEVRDFIDDALMVGVGSVSILHGKGTGALKEEIRRYLRSVPEVVSAADEHADRGGAGITVVTFDLS